The region TACAAATATAATTGACGAAAACTCAAAGCTTAATTTGAGCCAACTAAACAAAGTTTGGaccttataaaaattaataactagCCGAATTCGAGACAAAGCAAAATGGACAAAAACTCGAACATGTACAATTTGAGCTAATCAAATTGAGCTCAAGCCTTACAAAAATATCCAAGCCATGCATCCAAACTCCAACCTAAATTTTTAAACTTGATCCATTATAACTATTTTGAACTCAAATTTGAGTCTGGTTTGAGCATGGTTTGACTTTTTTGCACctctaattatataataatcgATTGTGGGGCCGggtttagttttatttgttttaattttaattagtttttggttGTTTAGTGCAGAATGTGAAAATGCAAAAGGCGAGTGCCGTGGCGAAAATGCAAAATGCAGTGGCGAAAATGGTAGAAGAATTGAAGGTGGAAAGTGAGTTGAGAAGAGGCAAAGAGAAGGATAAGAAATTGGAGAGGATTGAAGCTGAACTCTCTAGAGCTAGAGCTCTGATAAAAGATGCTATTGTTAATGGCAACAATGGATCGCACGTTGTACAAGACGAGGATGATGATAATTTTGTTCTTCGTGGGGACATATATAGGAATGCATATGCTTTCCAAAGGTACATATCACTTACACACATATGTACACACACATAATCATATGAATTGctggaaaaatatatatatgtaactttTTGTGAGTATCAGTGTACAAGTATTTGAGGCCTATAAATTAATTGAGGCACGGcacattcttcaattcttcaatttACTTTATTCATCAATTTACTTCAATGCAGGAGTTATTCACTAATGGAAAGTATGTTCAAGATATATGTTTATGAGGAGGGTGAGCCTCCATTGTTTCACTCAGGCCCTTGCAAGGATATATACTCCCTGGAAGGGGTTTTCCTCAATCAAATAGAACTCGAAAACACTCGATTTCGAACTCACAACCCTGACGAAGCTCATGCATTCTTCCTCCCTTTCAGTGTTGTCATGATTCTCGAAGAGCTTTTTGATCCAGTTGTTCGAGACAAGGCTGTGTTGGAGCGAGTGGTTGGTGATTATGTTCGTATTGTCTCCACTAAGTATGCTTTTTGGAATAGAAGCCTTGCTGCTGATCACTTCATGCTTTCTTGCCATGACTGGGTAATTAACTATACCATACAGGAGAGGGTTcgagttccttttttttttttttttttttttttttttttttttttaagtttgagTAGTACctattctgttacaatgtagtatctgttcatagtcactttttcaacctactgaagcacaaagagtcagcagTCGTCTCCACTAAAACTCGAACCGACTCCTTTCTATATGGGAGTGTAACTATGTGCCTTAAATCAGAAGTTCTTGGTTAGTATAAAGTTCTTGTTTGACTAATGATGTGTTGCTTTTTATGGTACGGTGTAGGGTCCGCGTTCAACTTGGTATGTGCATGGCTTGTACTTCTCAGCAATTCGTGCCTTGTGCAATGCGAATACATCGGAGTTTTTCAATCCCAAGAAAGATGTTCCCATTCCGGAGATCAATTTGAAGAATGGAGGTattattagggtgtgtttggttcatgagtttaattattatgaatattgagaattaaaatcataattaatgtttagttgataattttttaaaacacaattatgaaATTTGATCACCCTTCAATTAATAAAGGGTATGATTTCAccttattggtaatctaatttttaagttattatttttatttgttattagtgcaactactgactctattacattgtggTCTGACTCATCTATATTTTTTATGCTTTCTCAACCTATAACCTTTCATTAGAAGAGTCTACTGCTGGACTAcaag is a window of Ipomoea triloba cultivar NCNSP0323 chromosome 11, ASM357664v1 DNA encoding:
- the LOC115996572 gene encoding probable glycosyltransferase At3g07620 isoform X2, with translation MVVVVDGAAVVPRRLSPRRSQYSISAFPAKPQDCFLSHFQLQNVKMQKASAVAKMQNAVAKMVEELKVESELRRGKEKDKKLERIEAELSRARALIKDAIVNGNNGSHVVQDEDDDNFVLRGDIYRNAYAFQRSYSLMESMFKIYVYEEGEPPLFHSGPCKDIYSLEGVFLNQIELENTRFRTHNPDEAHAFFLPFSVVMILEELFDPVVRDKAVLERVVGDYVRIVSTKYAFWNRSLAADHFMLSCHDWGPRSTWYVHGLYFSAIRALCNANTSEFFNPKKDVPIPEINLKNGGSIGPIGGLPYSERTILAFFAGALHGRIRPALFRHWRGKDEDIKVYEKVPEGTSYEDMVRKSKFCLCPSGFEVASPRIVEAIYAECVPVLISQHYVLPFSDVLDWDKFSISVSVEELPELKKILLGVSEDRYVAMRENVRQARRHFVVNDVPKRYDVFHMIVHSVWLRRLNVRICG
- the LOC115996572 gene encoding probable glycosyltransferase At3g07620 isoform X5 — its product is MQKASAVAKMQNAVAKMVEELKVESELRRGKEKDKKLERIEAELSRARALIKDAIVNGNNGSHVVQDEDDDNFVLRGDIYRNAYAFQRSYSLMESMFKIYVYEEGEPPLFHSGPCKDIYSLEGVFLNQIELENTRFRTHNPDEAHAFFLPFSVVMILEELFDPVVRDKAVLERVVGDYVRIVSTKYAFWNRSLAADHFMLSCHDWGPRSTWYVHGLYFSAIRALCNANTSEFFNPKKDVPIPEINLKNGGSIGPIGGLPYSERTILAFFAGALHGRIRPALFRHWRGKDEDIKVYEKVPEGTSYEDMVRKSKFCLCPSGFEVASPRIVEAIYAECVPVLISQHYVLPFSDVLDWDKFSISVSVEELPELKKILLGVSEDRYVAMRENVRQARRHFVVNDVPKRYDVFHMIVHSVWLRRLNVRICG
- the LOC115996572 gene encoding probable glycosyltransferase At3g07620 isoform X3; its protein translation is MGKITTSAVIGRKKKLQSTPNPVQNVKMQKASAVAKMQNAVAKMVEELKVESELRRGKEKDKKLERIEAELSRARALIKDAIVNGNNGSHVVQDEDDDNFVLRGDIYRNAYAFQRSYSLMESMFKIYVYEEGEPPLFHSGPCKDIYSLEGVFLNQIELENTRFRTHNPDEAHAFFLPFSVVMILEELFDPVVRDKAVLERVVGDYVRIVSTKYAFWNRSLAADHFMLSCHDWGPRSTWYVHGLYFSAIRALCNANTSEFFNPKKDVPIPEINLKNGGSIGPIGGLPYSERTILAFFAGALHGRIRPALFRHWRGKDEDIKVYEKVPEGTSYEDMVRKSKFCLCPSGFEVASPRIVEAIYAECVPVLISQHYVLPFSDVLDWDKFSISVSVEELPELKKILLGVSEDRYVAMRENVRQARRHFVVNDVPKRYDVFHMIVHSVWLRRLNVRICG